A stretch of Peteryoungia algae DNA encodes these proteins:
- a CDS encoding 3-carboxy-cis,cis-muconate cycloisomerase produces MTASVFDHPFLSGLLGDEEIGAQFSAAAELSAMLRFEVALAEAEAAEGVIPVEAAEAIAALPEAFLADLDALKQAIGRDGVVIPDLVRQWRAMLAEQGKHLHFGATSQDAIDTGLMLRLGAVLAILDQRLTSIISSLQGLEQRFGTRALMGRTRMQAAIQITVSGRLSSWKGPIVAHQAALQGMLKAGLPLQFGGAVGTLDKLGGKAPFVRARLSDLLQLSDRPQWHSQRAIITEIGGLFSQVTGVLGKIGQDLALMADNGTALIGGGGASSAMPHKRNPVKAEVLVTLARFNAVQISGLHQSLVHEQERSGAAWTLEWMILPQMAIATGAATRLGTEILQSIEELGTR; encoded by the coding sequence ATGACCGCATCCGTCTTCGACCATCCTTTTCTGTCCGGCCTCTTGGGTGATGAGGAAATCGGTGCTCAGTTCTCGGCGGCTGCCGAGCTTTCGGCCATGCTGCGTTTCGAGGTGGCACTGGCCGAGGCGGAGGCAGCGGAAGGCGTTATCCCTGTCGAGGCGGCCGAGGCGATCGCGGCCCTGCCGGAAGCATTTCTTGCCGATCTCGACGCCCTGAAACAGGCGATCGGCCGCGATGGGGTCGTCATCCCGGATCTCGTTCGCCAGTGGCGGGCAATGCTCGCTGAACAGGGCAAGCATCTGCACTTCGGGGCCACAAGCCAGGACGCCATCGATACAGGTCTGATGCTGCGTCTGGGTGCTGTGCTTGCGATCCTCGATCAGCGGCTGACATCCATTATCTCGTCCCTCCAGGGGCTGGAGCAGCGCTTTGGCACCCGGGCCTTGATGGGGCGCACGCGCATGCAGGCGGCAATCCAGATCACGGTTTCAGGTCGCCTGTCGAGCTGGAAAGGGCCGATCGTCGCCCACCAGGCAGCGCTGCAGGGCATGCTGAAAGCCGGCCTGCCGCTTCAGTTCGGGGGTGCCGTCGGCACACTCGACAAGCTCGGTGGCAAGGCGCCGTTTGTCCGAGCCCGGCTCTCCGACCTCCTTCAACTGTCCGATCGGCCGCAATGGCACAGTCAACGGGCGATAATCACCGAGATCGGTGGCTTGTTCTCCCAGGTCACCGGCGTCCTCGGCAAGATCGGTCAAGATCTGGCGCTGATGGCGGATAATGGCACGGCGCTGATCGGCGGCGGCGGGGCGTCCTCAGCCATGCCGCACAAGCGCAATCCGGTGAAGGCGGAAGTTCTGGTAACGCTTGCCCGGTTCAACGCCGTGCAGATCTCGGGTCTGCATCAGTCCCTGGTGCATGAACAGGAACGGTCGGGGGCCGCCTGGACGCTTGAGTGGATGATCCTGCCGCAGATGGCGATCGCCACCGGTGCCGCCACGCGGCTTGGCACCGAGATCCTGCAGTCGATCGAGGAACTCGGCACCCGCTGA
- the pcaG gene encoding protocatechuate 3,4-dioxygenase subunit alpha, which translates to MVQDLGYLKESASQTAGPYVHIGLTPNFADIKGVYPVDLGTTMVNDRTRGERITVTGRVIDGSGTPLKDALIELWQADADGLYNSPSETRGSADPNFTGWGRCPCDLSTGEYRFETIKPGRVPFRDGRLMAPHISFWIVARGINLGLNTRLYFGDEEAANGEDPILARIEHRVRVPTLIAQREGSTYHFDIYLQGEKETIFFDI; encoded by the coding sequence ATGGTCCAGGATCTCGGTTACCTCAAGGAAAGTGCCTCGCAGACGGCCGGCCCTTACGTTCATATCGGCCTGACGCCAAATTTTGCCGATATCAAGGGTGTCTATCCCGTCGATCTCGGCACCACCATGGTCAATGACAGGACGCGCGGCGAGCGGATCACCGTAACCGGTCGTGTCATCGACGGATCCGGCACGCCGCTCAAGGATGCGTTGATCGAGCTCTGGCAGGCAGATGCCGATGGCCTCTACAACAGTCCCTCGGAAACGCGCGGCAGCGCTGATCCAAACTTTACCGGCTGGGGGCGCTGCCCTTGCGACCTCTCGACCGGCGAGTATCGTTTCGAGACGATCAAGCCAGGTCGGGTGCCTTTCCGCGATGGCCGCCTGATGGCGCCACATATATCTTTCTGGATCGTCGCGCGCGGCATCAATCTCGGCCTCAACACGCGCCTTTATTTTGGCGACGAAGAGGCGGCAAATGGCGAGGATCCGATCCTTGCGCGTATCGAGCACCGCGTGCGCGTGCCCACACTGATTGCGCAGCGCGAGGGATCGACCTATCACTTCGACATCTACCTGCAGGGGGAGAAGGAGACGATCTTCTTCGATATCTGA
- the pcaH gene encoding protocatechuate 3,4-dioxygenase subunit beta — protein MTDLSNKKPETGAFFPRDRSLHPPAYTPTYKTSVLRSPQKALLSLDGTKSEITGPVFGHSMLGELDNDLIHNFAKPGESAIGERIIVHGRVLDERGRPVAGALIEFWQANAGGRYRHKKESYLAPLDPNFGGCGRTISDENGYYAFRTIKPGPYPWPNGVNDWRPAHIHFSIFGHGFSQRLITQMYFEGDPLIWKCPIVLTIPDRAAIEQLVAALDWSATIPMDARAYKFDIVLRGRRSTLFENRMEGN, from the coding sequence ATGACTGATCTTTCGAACAAGAAGCCGGAGACGGGCGCCTTTTTCCCGCGCGACCGGAGTTTGCATCCGCCGGCCTATACCCCGACCTACAAGACCTCCGTTTTGCGCTCGCCGCAAAAGGCGCTTCTGTCGCTGGACGGCACGAAGTCGGAAATCACAGGCCCGGTCTTCGGTCATTCTATGCTGGGCGAACTCGACAACGACCTGATCCATAATTTTGCCAAGCCCGGCGAGAGCGCGATCGGCGAGCGCATCATCGTGCATGGTCGCGTCCTCGACGAACGCGGTCGTCCCGTTGCCGGTGCTCTCATCGAATTCTGGCAGGCCAATGCCGGCGGGCGCTATCGTCACAAGAAGGAAAGCTATCTGGCGCCGCTCGATCCGAATTTTGGTGGTTGCGGCCGCACGATCTCCGACGAGAACGGGTATTATGCCTTCCGCACGATCAAGCCGGGTCCTTATCCCTGGCCGAACGGGGTCAACGACTGGCGCCCGGCGCACATCCATTTCTCCATATTCGGCCATGGTTTTTCGCAGCGCCTGATCACCCAGATGTATTTCGAGGGCGATCCGCTGATCTGGAAATGTCCGATCGTGCTGACGATCCCGGATCGTGCCGCGATCGAACAACTGGTCGCAGCCCTCGACTGGTCGGCGACCATCCCGATGGATGCGCGCGCCTACAAATTCGATATCGTGCTGCGTGGTCGGCGTTCGACCCTGTTCGAAAACCGGATGGAGGGAAATTGA
- the pcaC gene encoding 4-carboxymuconolactone decarboxylase produces MADARSSSDRYRQGMATRRRVLGDAHVDRASLSATSFDQPFQEMITEGAWGTVWSRAGISPRERSMITIALLAALGHDEEVAMHVRATANTGASREDVTEALMHVAVYAGVPAANRAFKIAKQVFDMVDAGETGGEGHD; encoded by the coding sequence ATGGCTGATGCCCGCAGTTCATCAGATCGCTACCGGCAGGGCATGGCAACGCGTCGCCGCGTGCTGGGCGATGCGCATGTCGATCGCGCGTCCTTGTCGGCCACGTCGTTCGATCAACCCTTTCAGGAGATGATCACCGAGGGAGCCTGGGGGACCGTCTGGTCACGGGCGGGTATCAGTCCCCGCGAGCGCTCGATGATCACCATCGCGCTGCTTGCGGCACTGGGTCATGACGAAGAGGTCGCCATGCATGTCCGAGCCACCGCCAATACCGGGGCCAGCCGGGAAGATGTCACCGAAGCATTGATGCATGTTGCCGTCTATGCCGGCGTTCCCGCGGCAAACAGGGCATTCAAGATCGCCAAGCAGGTGTTTGACATGGTGGATGCCGGCGAGACCGGGGGAGAGGGCCATGACTGA
- the pcaD gene encoding 3-oxoadipate enol-lactonase — translation MQFVQINGVSLHHQIIGGPGNKPVIVFINSLGTDFRIWRDVIVRLAGSHPLLTYDKRGHGLSDVGQAPYSIDDHVDDLIGLLEHLNVSGAVICGLSVGGLIAQGLCARRPDLVKALILCDTAHKIGTAEMWAVRITAIEEGGLSGIVDSVMERWFTSSFRASDPAYPGYRNMMLRQPVEGYTGTCAAIRDANFTEAATRIAVPTLCVVGDQDGATPPDLVLSLAKLVPKARYEVIKDAGHLPCVEQPEMLTTIIEAFLAPIISGEAAHG, via the coding sequence GTGCAGTTCGTTCAGATCAACGGCGTCAGCCTGCATCACCAGATCATCGGTGGGCCGGGCAACAAGCCGGTCATCGTCTTCATCAATTCGCTCGGAACCGATTTTCGTATCTGGCGCGACGTGATCGTCCGGCTCGCTGGCAGCCATCCGCTGCTCACCTATGACAAGCGCGGTCACGGCCTGTCGGATGTCGGGCAAGCGCCCTATTCGATCGATGACCATGTCGACGACCTGATCGGCTTGCTCGAACACCTCAATGTTTCTGGCGCCGTCATCTGCGGACTGTCTGTCGGAGGGCTGATCGCCCAGGGCCTCTGTGCGCGGCGTCCGGATCTGGTGAAGGCGCTGATCCTTTGCGATACAGCGCACAAGATCGGGACCGCGGAGATGTGGGCAGTGCGCATCACAGCCATCGAAGAAGGAGGGCTTTCGGGCATCGTCGACAGTGTGATGGAGCGCTGGTTCACATCGTCCTTCCGCGCCAGCGATCCGGCTTACCCGGGCTATCGCAACATGATGCTCCGCCAGCCGGTCGAGGGATATACTGGCACCTGTGCCGCGATCCGGGATGCGAATTTCACCGAGGCCGCAACGAGGATCGCCGTTCCCACACTTTGTGTTGTCGGCGATCAGGACGGGGCGACGCCACCCGATCTCGTGCTGTCGCTCGCCAAGCTCGTGCCGAAGGCGCGCTATGAAGTCATAAAGGATGCCGGCCATCTCCCCTGTGTGGAGCAGCCGGAAATGCTCACAACCATCATAGAGGCCTTCCTCGCGCCCATCATATCAGGAGAGGCAGCCCATGGCTGA
- the pcaQ gene encoding pca operon transcription factor PcaQ yields the protein MIDNRVKFRHLQTFVEVARQKSVMKAAELLHVSQPAVTKTIRELEEVLGVAVFEKDGRGIRITRYGEAFLKHAGAALTALRQGFDSVSHALHADAPPIRVGALPTVSTRIMPQAMTRFLREDVPARIKIVTGENAVLLEQLRVGDLDLVVGRLAAPEQMAGFSFEHLYSEQVIFCVRAGHPLLLDASDLFGELEKYPVLMPTRASIIRPFVERFLIANGISGLPTQIETVSDSFGRAYVRQTDAIWIISAGVVATDLADKTLAALPIDTSETKGPVGLTVRADAVPSMPLALLMRTIREAAAEVGNA from the coding sequence ATGATCGACAACAGAGTGAAGTTTCGCCACCTGCAGACCTTCGTCGAGGTTGCGCGCCAGAAGAGCGTCATGAAGGCGGCGGAACTCCTGCATGTCAGTCAGCCTGCCGTAACCAAGACCATCCGCGAACTCGAGGAAGTCTTGGGTGTCGCCGTGTTCGAAAAGGACGGTCGCGGCATCCGGATCACCCGCTATGGCGAGGCCTTTCTCAAGCACGCGGGTGCGGCCCTGACCGCGCTCCGCCAAGGCTTCGATTCCGTATCGCATGCCCTTCATGCGGATGCGCCACCGATACGCGTCGGGGCCCTGCCAACGGTCTCGACCCGCATCATGCCGCAGGCAATGACCCGGTTCCTGCGCGAGGACGTGCCCGCCCGCATCAAGATTGTCACCGGTGAAAATGCGGTCCTTCTCGAGCAGTTGCGGGTCGGAGACCTCGACCTCGTCGTCGGACGGCTGGCCGCGCCCGAGCAGATGGCGGGCTTCTCCTTTGAACATCTCTATTCGGAACAGGTGATCTTCTGCGTGCGCGCCGGTCACCCGCTCCTGCTGGACGCTTCCGACCTGTTTGGCGAACTGGAAAAGTATCCAGTGCTGATGCCGACGCGGGCCTCGATCATTCGCCCCTTCGTCGAGCGCTTCCTGATCGCCAACGGCATTTCTGGCCTGCCGACTCAGATCGAGACGGTCTCCGACAGCTTCGGTCGCGCCTATGTCCGCCAGACGGATGCGATCTGGATCATCTCTGCGGGCGTCGTGGCAACGGACCTCGCAGACAAAACGCTGGCGGCATTGCCGATCGACACAAGCGAGACAAAGGGGCCGGTGGGCCTCACCGTTCGGGCGGATGCGGTGCCGTCCATGCCGCTGGCGCTCCTGATGCGCACGATCCGCGAGGCCGCGGCCGAGGTGGGCAATGCCTGA
- a CDS encoding IclR family transcriptional regulator domain-containing protein: MAAGERDLMGGFAKGLRVLEAFGPERQRLSITEAAETSGLDRATARRCLLTLADLGYADYDGKFFSLTPKILRIGHSWLSATPLPVLLQPHLDQLSERVGHSASASILDSTEIVYIARAAQKRVMSINLMPGSRLPAYSASMGRVLLAALSDAEIDVILAATQFKAHTPLTLIEPSALKAEIARVRERGYAVIDQELEIGLCSIAVPVRNDRGRVVAAINVGAPAAILPAAELPAHCLPAMLELQARLTPLLP; this comes from the coding sequence ATGGCAGCGGGCGAGCGTGACCTGATGGGTGGATTCGCCAAAGGCTTGAGGGTGCTGGAAGCATTCGGCCCTGAGCGCCAGCGGCTCAGCATCACCGAGGCTGCCGAAACCAGTGGTCTTGACCGGGCGACTGCGCGTCGCTGCCTGCTGACGCTCGCGGATCTCGGTTACGCCGACTATGATGGAAAGTTCTTCTCACTGACGCCGAAGATCCTGCGTATCGGCCATTCCTGGCTGTCGGCGACGCCACTGCCTGTGCTGTTGCAGCCGCATCTTGATCAGTTGTCGGAACGCGTCGGCCACAGCGCCTCGGCCTCCATTCTCGACAGCACCGAGATCGTCTATATTGCACGCGCTGCACAGAAGCGCGTCATGTCGATCAACCTGATGCCGGGCTCGCGCCTGCCGGCCTACAGCGCCTCCATGGGGCGCGTGCTGCTGGCCGCGCTATCCGATGCAGAGATCGACGTCATTCTGGCGGCAACCCAGTTCAAGGCACATACGCCGCTTACTCTCATCGAGCCGTCGGCACTCAAGGCAGAGATCGCACGTGTCCGGGAGCGAGGCTATGCCGTCATCGATCAGGAGCTTGAGATTGGGCTCTGTTCAATTGCCGTGCCGGTCCGGAATGATCGCGGTCGTGTTGTGGCTGCCATCAATGTCGGTGCGCCGGCTGCGATCCTGCCAGCAGCCGAATTGCCTGCCCATTGCCTGCCCGCGATGTTGGAGCTTCAAGCGAGGCTGACGCCGCTACTGCCCTGA
- a CDS encoding 3-oxoacid CoA-transferase subunit A, with the protein MNKTILSLVEAVAEIRDGATVMIGGFGGSGAPIELIHALIDNGPKNLTVINNNAGNGRIGIAAMIDAGLVKKMICSFPRSSDPRAFTDRYLAGEIELELVPQGTLAERIRAGGAGIPAFYTPTGFGTELAEGKVIAEFDGREYVQERWLKADFAIVKAHLGDTMGNLTYRMAGRNFNPLMCMAAAKTIAQVSKIVKPGEIDPEQVITPGIFVDGVVEVANPQQEEQLIRAGVAYA; encoded by the coding sequence ATGAACAAGACAATTTTAAGCCTGGTGGAAGCCGTGGCCGAGATCCGCGACGGCGCGACCGTCATGATCGGCGGCTTCGGCGGCTCCGGCGCCCCGATTGAGCTGATTCACGCCCTCATCGACAACGGCCCGAAGAACCTCACTGTCATCAACAACAATGCTGGCAATGGCCGCATCGGCATCGCGGCAATGATCGATGCGGGCCTGGTGAAGAAGATGATCTGCTCTTTCCCGCGGTCTTCCGATCCCCGCGCCTTTACCGATCGCTACCTTGCAGGCGAGATCGAACTGGAACTGGTGCCGCAAGGCACGCTGGCCGAACGCATCCGCGCCGGCGGTGCCGGCATTCCGGCCTTCTACACGCCGACCGGCTTCGGTACGGAACTGGCGGAGGGCAAGGTGATCGCGGAGTTTGACGGCCGCGAATACGTGCAGGAACGCTGGCTGAAGGCCGACTTCGCCATCGTCAAGGCGCATCTCGGCGACACCATGGGCAACCTCACCTACCGGATGGCCGGCCGCAACTTCAATCCGCTGATGTGCATGGCAGCCGCCAAGACGATCGCCCAGGTTTCGAAGATCGTGAAGCCAGGCGAGATCGATCCCGAGCAGGTGATCACCCCGGGCATCTTTGTCGATGGCGTCGTCGAAGTCGCCAACCCGCAACAGGAAGAACAGCTCATCCGAGCCGGAGTGGCCTACGCATGA
- a CDS encoding 3-oxoacid CoA-transferase subunit B has product MTDAAAIDTREDIKLSNAQIAWRAAQDIADGAYVNLGIGFPEMVAKFQPEGREAIFHTENGVLNFGEAPAAGEEDWDLINAGKKAITLKPGAAFFHHADSFAMVRGGHLDVAILGAYQVAENGDLANWRVGSKGVPAVGGAMDLVHGAKQVVVITEHVTKDGKPKLVERCTFPLTGVGCITRVYTSHAVIDIADGKFVVREKLAAMSMDELQAMTGAKLHTDGPVADLVVPKL; this is encoded by the coding sequence ATGACCGACGCAGCCGCAATCGACACCCGCGAAGACATCAAGCTCTCCAACGCACAGATCGCCTGGCGTGCCGCCCAGGATATCGCCGACGGCGCCTATGTGAACCTCGGCATCGGCTTCCCGGAAATGGTAGCCAAGTTCCAGCCTGAGGGCCGCGAAGCGATCTTCCATACCGAAAACGGCGTGCTGAACTTCGGCGAAGCACCGGCCGCAGGAGAAGAGGACTGGGACCTGATCAATGCCGGCAAGAAGGCGATCACGCTAAAGCCGGGAGCCGCCTTCTTCCACCATGCCGACAGCTTCGCCATGGTTCGCGGCGGCCATCTCGACGTCGCAATCCTCGGCGCCTACCAGGTCGCCGAGAATGGTGACCTCGCCAATTGGCGCGTCGGTTCCAAGGGGGTTCCGGCCGTTGGCGGCGCCATGGACCTCGTACATGGTGCAAAGCAGGTCGTCGTCATCACCGAACACGTGACCAAGGACGGCAAGCCGAAGCTTGTCGAGCGCTGCACGTTTCCGCTGACCGGCGTCGGCTGCATCACCCGCGTCTATACGAGCCATGCCGTAATCGACATTGCCGATGGCAAGTTTGTCGTGCGCGAAAAGCTTGCCGCCATGAGCATGGACGAGTTGCAGGCCATGACCGGTGCCAAGCTGCACACAGATGGTCCCGTCGCTGACCTCGTCGTTCCCAAATTGTGA
- the pcaF gene encoding 3-oxoadipyl-CoA thiolase: MSEAFICDYIRTPIGRFGGSLSSVRADDLGAVPLKALMERHPGIDWEAVEDVIYGCANQAGEDNRNVARMSALLAGLPVSVTGTTINRLCGSGMDAVITAARAIKSGEAELMIAGGVESMSRAPFVMPKAETAFSRNAEIYDTTIGWRFINPQMKKQYGVDSMPETGDNVAIDFEVSREDQDAFAVDSQAKAAEAQANGRLAKEITPVTVPQRKGDPVIIDRDEHPRATSIEALAKLKPINRREGATVTAGNASGVNDGAAALIIASEAAVKKYGLTPIARILGGATAGVPPRIMGFGPAPASRKLLARLGLTQEQIDVIELNEAFASQGIATLRDLGIASNDPRVNRNGGAIALGHPLGMSGARIAGTAALELKETGRRYALSTMCIGVGQGIAIALERV, encoded by the coding sequence ATGTCAGAAGCCTTTATTTGCGACTACATCCGCACGCCCATCGGCCGTTTCGGCGGCTCTCTCTCCTCGGTGCGCGCCGATGATCTGGGCGCCGTACCGCTGAAAGCGCTGATGGAGCGTCATCCCGGCATCGACTGGGAGGCAGTAGAAGACGTGATATACGGCTGCGCCAACCAGGCAGGCGAGGACAACCGCAATGTCGCCCGCATGTCAGCCTTGCTTGCCGGTCTGCCAGTCTCGGTGACAGGCACCACGATCAACCGGCTGTGCGGCTCCGGCATGGATGCCGTGATCACGGCTGCCCGCGCGATCAAGTCGGGCGAGGCAGAGCTGATGATCGCCGGCGGCGTCGAGAGCATGAGCCGGGCACCTTTCGTCATGCCGAAAGCCGAGACCGCCTTCTCCCGCAATGCCGAGATCTACGACACCACGATCGGCTGGCGTTTCATCAACCCGCAGATGAAGAAGCAGTACGGTGTGGATTCCATGCCCGAGACGGGCGACAATGTCGCCATCGACTTCGAGGTCTCGCGTGAGGATCAGGACGCCTTTGCCGTGGACAGCCAGGCCAAGGCGGCAGAAGCGCAAGCCAATGGCAGATTGGCCAAGGAAATCACGCCCGTCACCGTGCCCCAGCGCAAGGGCGATCCTGTGATCATCGACCGCGACGAGCATCCGCGCGCGACCTCGATCGAGGCGCTGGCCAAGCTGAAGCCGATCAACAGACGAGAAGGGGCCACTGTCACCGCAGGCAATGCCTCGGGCGTCAACGACGGAGCCGCCGCGCTGATCATCGCCTCGGAAGCTGCAGTGAAGAAATATGGCCTCACCCCGATCGCCCGCATTCTGGGTGGTGCAACCGCAGGCGTTCCGCCGCGCATCATGGGCTTTGGTCCGGCCCCGGCCTCCAGGAAGCTGCTCGCCCGTCTCGGCCTGACACAGGAGCAGATCGACGTCATCGAGCTGAACGAAGCCTTTGCGTCCCAAGGCATAGCGACACTCCGTGACCTCGGTATCGCCAGCAACGATCCGCGCGTCAACCGCAATGGCGGCGCGATCGCGCTCGGCCACCCGCTCGGCATGTCGGGTGCCCGGATCGCGGGAACGGCAGCATTGGAGCTAAAGGAAACTGGCAGGCGCTACGCGCTTTCCACCATGTGCATCGGCGTCGGCCAGGGCATTGCAATCGCGCTGGAGCGCGTCTGA
- a CDS encoding DUF922 domain-containing Zn-dependent protease: MTTVFRLLNGLLVSMVAAFPAAGQEWRATEKVAHYPVNGTTPMALYQSVGERGPKLSLGRVIAHTTFKLTWQRDYQQQGAACVLATAKPKLVVTYTLPKPAQKLPSDVAAKWDAFYEGIVAHEKLHGEFMRDLTQQIQDVSIGLRHENDPGCQKVRAALQAQLKPISDAHVARHSEYDRVEMSPGGAVHQLILAFLNP, encoded by the coding sequence GTGACCACTGTCTTTCGCCTGCTTAACGGCCTTCTTGTCTCAATGGTTGCAGCGTTTCCCGCTGCCGGCCAGGAGTGGCGGGCCACAGAAAAGGTCGCTCACTACCCGGTGAACGGAACAACGCCGATGGCCCTGTATCAGTCGGTCGGCGAGCGGGGGCCTAAGCTCAGCCTCGGGCGGGTGATCGCCCATACGACGTTCAAGCTGACCTGGCAGCGCGACTATCAGCAGCAGGGGGCGGCTTGCGTGCTCGCAACGGCGAAACCCAAGCTTGTCGTCACCTACACCCTGCCGAAGCCCGCACAGAAGCTTCCGTCGGATGTGGCGGCGAAGTGGGACGCATTTTACGAGGGTATCGTCGCGCACGAGAAGCTGCATGGTGAATTCATGCGGGATCTGACGCAGCAGATTCAGGATGTGTCGATCGGCCTTCGCCACGAAAACGACCCGGGCTGCCAGAAAGTGCGTGCAGCGCTGCAGGCCCAGTTGAAGCCAATCTCGGATGCGCATGTGGCGCGCCACAGCGAATATGATCGGGTGGAAATGTCACCCGGCGGGGCCGTGCATCAGCTCATCCTGGCCTTCCTCAATCCTTGA